The genomic DNA TTAAACAAGACGCATCTCCGCTCGTCGTCATGGCAAAGGCTCGAGATCTGGCGGCTGGAGCGCCTTACCAACGTATGGCGGATCCAAAGGGGTACACACTAAACCAGGTGGCTGTCGGCGACACCGACCGAGagtgtttcttctcggacACTGGAGTAAGCAGGGAAGAGAATACCCGCGGAGAGCATCCTCGGTCCTCAACCGGGTCGACTTTTGGATGCATTGCTGTGAAATGCACTGGCTCACGAAAAAAAATCGGCTCCCCACACACGGGCGGCGAACGTGGTGCTTGCCTCTGCGGTGTGCGCCTCTGCAGAGATACAGCACCCACAAGAAACCAATCCGAAGTGCACAGAAGCGGGCGGACATTCAGACATCCATTCGGGATAGAAGCGAGGTAAGCGAACCCACACAGACTGCGGAAAGAGGGTAAGTTATAACTGGGAACCGGCATCGGACCGGCGTGGGCGATTTGCGTGTGTGGCAGAGAAAAGTTCACGTGGTATCGGCCGCTGGTTCCTGCGCGGCAGAGTCAATGAAAAGCATACGTAACAAGCACAGTTCCTGGAAGTATCTACCTGTTTTGGATCATCTGCCATGCATGTGTGTTATCTCTTCCGCAGGCGCTTGCAGATCCCGCGGGGACAGTATGGGCTTGTTGCCTGGGAACAGAAATAGTGAGTCCATGCAAAAAATGCGATGCACGTCAATTTCACCGGACGATggtttctcgtcctttcgACTCTTTTCTACCTTGCGCGTGTTCTATGTCTCGCAGTACTTCGCGGACCTTCTGAAAAGCCTGAAAAAAAGTGAAAATCTTGGCACATCTTTGATCAAGTGAGTCAACCTGTCACTTGGGGAAAAACGCTTGGCGTTTCGCCGCACTTGCTTAGcacgacagaaaaacagTTTTCCCTCATTCCCTGTGAAATGTTCCACTGTTTTAATCTACAGGATTGAAAACACATATAGCGAGGTCTTCTTTTGCCATTGCTTCCCTCAAAAGAAGACGTGCTTCATCTTCAGGTTCGGTAAGCCCGACTGTCCATATGGGCTTTTGCCGTGGGTTTTGATGTCTCGCATTTCCTTCAGTGGTACAACCGTCAGTGCCTCTCCATGTATTCGTTCTCCTGTGCATTTCTTGTTTGCTTCAGGTTGCATTGTTGCATGGGATGTCGACAAAGATCAACGGGAGGTAAGCCCAACCATGGAAGCTCGCGCTTCACACCGTTCTCAAGGTAGTTCAGCCAACGACCCGTGTTTCGCAGGTCAGCTGGTACGTTTCCTTGGGTCTTGAACTGAGTTGGCCGTACGTGTATTGATGACGCAGGAGCTCATTCGGCTTATGGAACCGTTCGTGAAGGAGTCCCTTGGATCGAAACGAGAAGATGATACCATGAGCTACGTCTGGTCTGAAAGAGCAACAATCAAGGCTGATCATATCCACCTGGTGACGCCTAACGTGTTCGAGCGGCTGGCGTACTCCTACGCTTTCGCGCAAGTAAGTGCAGTGGCAAAGTAAACACACACAgtcgcgcgagagaaccTTTCTTGCGCTGCTTTGGTGACAGGATTTGTCTTCCAACCTTTGCGTATGCGTCGGTGCAGAGCGTAAAGCTGGCGGTCTTCGAGACAGTTGTTGATGAGACAATCGAGAGGACTCGGAAAATTCCAGGTCAGAGCACCCTCCCAGCTAATCTACATCAGCACGTTCAACACAGCGTTCCGAATGGGATGTGGAAGATAGCATGAGTTAGTACAGCTTGGAGGTACCAATAGTACGTTGTCGCACATGGTTCATCATGCGCTCTGCGTACAGAGGGTTTGGCCAAGTCAGGAAAAATCAATTCAACCCGGGAGGATATTAGCAAGCGAATTGGAGAGCTCTTCGTGAATCGCTTCTACATCAACTTGCACACAGACATACTTGACACTCCAGGTAAGCATGTTTTTTTGGTGAACTGTGTATGGAGCTGTTGGCGGATCTGATTCGCTGAGGCTTCATTCGCTCACCATGTTGTCTTTGAGGTTCATCAGCCATGTGACTGAGTGTTTGTGTGATCCAGATATCTTCTGGGATAATGACGATTTCGCTGACCACTACGACAACTGTCGGCGGTACCTGGAGATTCCCAAAAGAGTTGATATTCTTAATCAGCGGTGAGACTCTTGACTGTGTCGTTC from Neospora caninum Liverpool complete genome, chromosome VIII includes the following:
- a CDS encoding Os07g0694800 protein, related: MADPKGYTLNQVAVGDTDRECFFSDTGRYSTHKKPIRSAQKRADIQTSIRDRSEYFADLLKSLKKSENLGTSLIKIENTYSEVFFCHCFPQKKTCFIFRFGCIVAWDVDKDQREELIRLMEPFVKESLGSKREDDTMSYVWSERATIKADHIHLVTPNVFERLAYSYAFAQSVKLAVFETVVDETIERTRKIPEGLAKSGKINSTREDISKRIGELFVNRFYINLHTDILDTPDIFWDNDDFADHYDNCRRYLEIPKRVDILNQRLDIIKDLYDMLNDELTNQHGNKLEWIVIYLICIEVLIDVVWNILIKDILKWV